ccagctccgcgtatcggccgggctagagtgggcatcgagccaagtgccatgaagccggctctacgcatctggtctccagtgcgtctccttgggccggcttacatggcaccagccttgcgcacggtgtccccggttcgcctgcatagcccagtgcgggctattccacctcgccgcactggcagggcgaccgggaccattcaaccgggtaaggttgggcaggctcggtgctcaagagctccagtgcgcctgcacggcccggtctatccgtcaccacctccacgcaccagccctccggtggcagccccccgtaccaggctgtctctccggcccatccttacaggggctccctcctctccagcgctgccggagtctcccgcctgtccggcgctgccggagtctcccgcctgtccggcgcctctgccggagcctcccgcctgtccggcgcctctgccggagcctcccgcctgtccggcgcctctgccggagcctcccgcctgtccggcgcctctgccggagcctcccgcctgtccggcgccgctgccggagcctcccgcctgtccggcgcctctgctcccgcctgtccggcgccgctgccggagcctcccgcctgtccggcgccgctgccggagcctcccgcctgtccggcgccgctgccggagcctcccgcctgtccggcgccgctgccggagcctcccgcctgtccggcgccgctgccggagcccctctgccccgagcagctgcccctctgtcccgagcagctgccccacctctgtcccgagcagctgccccacctctgtcccgagctgcccctctgtcccagacagcccctctgtccagtggggtcattgagaagggtggccatggtgagaaagccacggaggcggacaataaggcggactaagacaatggtgaagtggggtccgcgtcccgcgccagagccgccaccgcggacagacgcccacccagaccctcccctataggtcaaggttttgcggccggagtccgcacctttgggggggggggtactgtcacgttctgacctctatttcctttgttttgtatgtagttagtatggtcagggcgtgagttgggtgggcagtctgtttgtttttctatgatttgggtatttctatgtttcggcctagtatggttctcaatcagaggcaggtgtcattagttgtctctgattgagaatcatacttaggtagcctgggtttcactgtgtgtttgtgggtgattgttcctgtcactgtgtttgttgtcacaggataggactgttttgcgttttcacatttcttgtttttgttagtttgttcatgtgaagttatttattaaaacatgaatcaaaacaaccacgctgcgctttggtccgcctctcgtaCAGACGAACGTCATTACAATTagcctgtttaaaggcacattcaacttagtgtatgtaaacttttgacccactgcaattgtgatacagtgaattataagttaaataatgtctgtaaacaattgttggaaaaattgcttgtgtcatgcacaaagtagatgtcctaaccgacttgccaaaactatactttgttaacaagaaatttgtggagtggttgaaaaacgagttttaatgactccaacctaagtgtatgtaaccttccgacttcaactgtatgcatgaatagtatcagagaggaagaggcgaagcgagaggtttcactctcgccaaaatatgtccaatgcttttctatgggcttattttgggcctaagcttgtcgcctgccttctcGCCTTgggacgactcccattgttagggcggaaaTGTAAGTATTTCGTCATTATATTCAGATCTCTGATAGTATTTTCTGTTGGTCACCTCcattttttttgctgtttgttGACCGGTTAATAAGGGTCAGTTAGTTGGCAGCAAAATTGACCGAAATTTGCATCcctaacagactgaccaggtgaatacaggtgaaagctaAGAAAATAATCCCTTATTGAGgtcaattgttaaatccacttcaaattagagtagatgaaggggagacaggttaaagaataatttttaagccttgagacaattgagacatggattgtgtatgtgtgccagtcagaggttgaatgggcaagacaaacgatttaagtgcctttgaccGGAGTATgatagtagatgccaggcgcaccggtttgagtgtgtcaagaactgcaacactgctgggtttttcacactcaacagcttcctgtgtgtatcaagaatggtccaccacccaaagcacaTCATGaaaacttgacaactgtgggaagcattagagtcaacatgggccagcatccctgttgaacgCTTTCGACCccttgcagagtccatgccctgacgacttgaggctgttctgagggcaaaaggaagtgcaactcaatattaggaaggcgttcttaatgttttgtacactcagtgtaaattgTACATATGTGCCACATCCTATACAGCCTCTACCGTACCATCATTCTCATAGCGCAGCAGCTCCTGCTTGGTCATTGCAGGTCCAGATCCAGAGGGCTGGGTGGAGTCACATGGCTCTTCCAGCCTGCGGAGCAGCTGTTTCCTCTTGGAGGTCAGGCTAGCCTGCTTCTCCAGCAGCTCAGCTATCTGCAGCTTCACCACCTCCAGCTCAGCCTCCACAGAGTCCAGCCCTGCCTGCACGTCTGGGGAGGAGAATATtaacaaaaaataacaaaacatttgCTGTATTCAACGTGCTCTATGGTATCTACTACTTACGATGGAGCATTCATGTAACACACATGCCCCTCTGGTAGGGAGGAGAGCATTGGGTTAATAactattttatattttaaatGACTTTTTCCTGTAGTCAAATTTCTACGGTTTCTAGGCCCTGCATAGAAATAATCTAGAATATGCATTGAACACACATGCACAAAGACAACAGTGGTACCATGAATCAGAAATTGAAAACAGCAAGCTCACTCCACAGTTCTTCTCTTTTAAATGCTGTGCTAAATCCTTGTGTTTATCTACATGTTGACCAGGGCCTAATATAAATTATTATATCCATTTCAAAGCACAATCTGCCCTGGTTAGCTTTCCTCTGGGACCAATCATATGTGATCCTAGACGAGGAGCCTGTCAGGTCTGACACTTCCAAGTCACTAACGACCTGTGTTTCACAGGTAGGGTGCTAATGATGTCAGACACACATCAGACTATCTCACAGTCACTGTTTCTCTATGGGTTTGGTACCATAATTTTAAGAAAGGGGGATAGAAATGTGAGATCACATTCACTTACCGTCGGCATTGTCACTGTCCATTTCCAAGGCAAATCTACAACACAATCAATCACCTTGCAGACTTTTATCACTCTGTTGAATGAGGGGGGAAATGGCAGTGTTATGCAATGTAGCTAGCAagatatagtgccttcagaaagaattcctaccccttgttttttccccctgattttgttgggttacaggcagcctaaatttaaaatagattaaactgagattgtgtgtcactggcctCCGCCCTAACAAtaggagtcgttgtcccaaaggtgGGAAGGTAGGCGACATGTTTAgatccaaaataagcccatagaaacacattggccTTATTTATGAACAGACTTAATCAAAAGTGAAACATCTTGCTTCATCTCTTCGTCTATGATTTACACACATACCAagctcctcccccttcctctcacaCCAACAAAATTGAGAGATCACATCTTCCTCTCTGACATGCGGTTTCAACTCACTATTTGCATTTTGGTCCTGCAGAATTGGTCATATGGACAccaaaacacattgagacattattttactgtaatagagaagTTAAAAACTGTATCGTTAGAAATGTTGTCTCAACTACTCAAATTGTGCGCAAAGCAGACTACTAAAACGAGAGTGtcaatgaacattgattctggaaaatTAATGCTCAAGTTTGTCCGTGCGGCATTGGGGTACCACTtaccgctagcagcattttagccaaagGGCTGTtattatactagctgtctagtctgtgatttataaatgtgcaataagaATAAAACACAATTAAATAAGTACttggcaactcgttctcattctgagaaataaggtaggccacttgatttcaacatctgaacaaagtggacattttcaaacagttggagacagacagaagggtgtgttcataacaattcaactgttcaACTTTGTTAGCTAGCAACTAGATCAAAGTTGTCtaaagattagctggctaatCACTAGCACGTGGGCTTGAGATATTGTTGATGAGACCTGTGTTAATTGTCTAGTGCCTAATTCCTACTACAAGAAGTTAGTCATTATCAGTGAATGTGCATGATACTAGTTAAATTTGTAACAAAAAAGGGCATTTTCATAGACAtacttgaaagccagatcagtgattataaaaacattttaaaaagcaggTTATTAAAATATTTTTATAAAATAATGAAATTATTTGTGGGTTTTATGGTTGTGGAATTTAGTCTAGATATAATTtcacaagccctgaattcattagattattgctgactgtttgaaatgcagtgtatttgacctttaaTAGTACAACAATGCTTATTTAGagaaaacattttatatttttttacgaGAATCACCCAGaagtttgagaaaaaaaaaacggaGATATAAAATAGAGTTGAATGGTTTTGAAAAGTTTTctcctgaggatggatcaacaacactgaAAATAAATATACTCCAAAATATACatcttgtttgcaataaggcacaaacatgtggcaaagaaataaaCTTTATGTCaggaatacaaagtgttatgtttggggcaaatccaacacaacacaccactgagtagcactctccatattttcaagcacggtGGTGGCTGAATGTTATGGGTATGTCCTAGCTTACCATTATGAAAATCtaattcaacaatgccaataatgttttcaattcgacttttGCTTTCCAAATCAGCTCAAACATCGATCATGTTAGAATCAACTATTGGCAATTAATTCTACAGTGCAATTATACTGTCCATTATTtagggaaataatgcacgctCTTGAATgtccttcaagccaatcagaaacaagtacTCAACGATGCCATGGTATAATGTGCATTATAaattgggtggttcgagccctgaatactgattggctgaaaacTGTGGTATATCAGAACATATACCATGtctatgacaaaacatttatctgtactgctctaattaaattggtaaccagtttataatagcaataaggcacctcgaggatttgtgatatatggccaatataccacggctaagggctgtgtcctagcactccgcgttgcgtcgtggttaagaacagcccttaggtggtatattggccacataccacacTCCCTCGGGCTTTATTTATTAATTATCCAAGGATATATTATAAACTGTATGCATAAAATACACTTTGAATCTATCCATACACGAACAAGTTGTTTCCTTGAGCTTTTGGCAAGCAGGGCGGAAtgtaaacatttattgtgtaaagTAAACGGACATGTGTGAACCGGGAAAGCCCCCACCCTTCCTCCATGTGGCTTTACCCTTTATCTTAGCTTTTTCTTCACCATATTAGATTGCTAGCCAATGATAGTTAGATAAATAGATTGCCAATGATCAACCACCCTAACAGTACGTTAACCAGCCTCCATCGGGAATCAGCCACCTGCTCcaccaaacagcctaatgttAATGTTAGCCAACCTGTAGCTGACCAGCTAGCAAATTATACTTCAACTTTTTGACAGCTACATATTTGGCTAGTCATTAATGAAACTAAAATGTGGAACGAAATTATGGAAAATTAGGGAAAGAGGATGTTGAAAGAACAAAGCAAAACTCACCATCCAAAATGTACTCCCCTCACTTCTCGAGTTTGCACTGTTTATTTGCGCTCCCTTTTTTCTTGACGGTTGCTAGACAGCTCGCGcgggtgattttttttttcttcttgtgcAGACCAATCAGATTGTGGTTGTTTCACTTTCTCCGTGATATTGGGTACATTCAACAAACCAACTGCAATCAATGCTGAATAAatgttgtatttttatttaaccttttattttacgatacaatacaacctgaaaACATTTTCCATCCGTAAAATGGACGTGTATGTAGGCAGGGAATATATTTTCCAGCAACTAACTAGTTATATTCAGCAGATAAGTGCTCtccttatttttttaattaacgTTTTTATACAACCCTTTAGAATGTTGAATGCAACCCTGAATTTGTCCGGAAGAATGATCtttttgatgaaaccaagaaggCGTGTTTCCGGAAGACGTGGCTAGTGCTACAGTGGCAGCACCTGAACTTGTATTTTAGTAAACTACAATTGACAGTGTCAACTTTTATATTTTACAAGCTGTTGATTCATTGTCAAAATGATCTCTTTAACGGACTCACAGAGTAAGGCGAtttatattttatctaacggTTGTTGCTTGCCAATTTGTTCCAGCTCTCTAACTAACATTAGCAAGCTATCCTCTCAGCTACATTACTAATGTGCTATTCTCTTATGTGAGGAAAACAGCTAGAAATAGCTAGCCTGCTGAATCGTATTTGTTTGCTAGATAGAGGGACCATTGACAGCTAACGTTATAGCTAGTTAGGGACGGGGGATGTCAATTGGGAGGATAGGCAGTGGAAAGGttggatgccattccattcgctccgttccggcCATTGTTATGAGTTGTCCCCCCCTCAACCCTCCCATCCTGTGATTCAAACGTATTAACGTTAGTGTGCTTGGATACTTTAAATAATGTGATTCTTCTTTCTTGCAGAGATCGGAATGGGACTAACGGGCTTCGGCGTGTTTTTCCTCTTCTTTGGAATGATACTGTTTTTTGACAAAGCCCTCCTTGCCATAGGAAATGTGAGTGATTTCATCATCACCATCCACAGTTCATGCATTTGTCTACCTTCTGCAGCTACATACACGAGGCTTAGGTTTTGCTATATTTATTGGAACTTTGGTCTGAAATGCAATTACATTATCTCTGAGTGACACTGAGAAAAACACAGCTGCAGAGCCCTCCTCGCCTTTCTGATTATCAACTGAGCACAATCACCACCTTATAGAGGAGTGGGGAGTTGTAGGGTTTAACTGTGAAGTActctgtcattgtcaacaaaCATTGACATTGTCTGTTCCCTGTCCCTTCTATCTCGCTATAGATCCTGTTTGTGGCTGGCCTGTCGTTTGTGATCGGTCTGGAGAGGACGTTCCGGTTCTTCTTCCAGAAACACAAGATGAAGGCAACTAGCTTCTTCCTGGGTGGAGTGTTGATCGTTCTTATTGGCTGGCCAATTGTGGGAGTGGTCCTGGAGGTCTATGGATTTTTCCTTTTATTCAGGTGGGTCGAGTACAGGCCCTAAGCTTATCTTTCGAATAAGATGCAGTCTTGAGGTAAAACAAGCCAAGGACATCTTTGTTTGTCCTGTCAACTGTCTCGCCCCTCCCCCTGTTGAGTGCAGCCCTCATTTTATGCAAGGGCTTGCTGCGTGTAAAGATCCGTAGTCCGTCATCATGTGCTTGCTGTTGTCAACTaactctctctttatcttctcCAGGGGTTTCTTCCCAGCGGCAGTAGGCTTCATCAGAAGGATACCCTTCCTGGGTTCCCTGCTAAACCTCCCATTCATCAGTGGGGTGAGTTCAGAGATGTCGTGGTAAAAACTAAATAGCTGGGTAAATTCTGATTGCTGGTCACGGTAAAAAAAAGAAACGCTCCAATAGTTTCGATGCATTTTTCCCGGTGGGTAGACTTACTCTTCCTCACAGAGTGGTGTAGTGGAAGTGTATGGGAACAGGAGCTACAATGCAGTTGGTGCTGGGTGGGCTGAGGTGGTTACACTAAAGACAACACAGGTTCCAATTGGTCTCTGACATTGGTTCTGGAAGGCTGTAGTGTCTCATACTGTGTCACTCAATCTTCTGtcatataagtgtgtgtgtgtggtatgcggTGTATGTTCGTGAAGTCACTTGTTTTGAGGagaatgtgtctctgtctcttttaaAGCCTTCATAATTAACTCTGAGGACAATCCGCTGTCTTGGTCAGTCACTGCAGATTTTCCCTTGCATGTGAGCATGATTCACATCTGTTTATAATGTATGTTATACTGTAATGTTGCCTTATGCCTGACTAGAGTAGAGAACCATTGGTATTGGAAATAATTTATACTAGGACACCAGCAACAGCATTTATCCTACACGCCATTTTGAATAGTCTACTCAATCAGTCACGTCAAGCAAACATTTCATTTCCCATGTACAACTATGCACTAAACGTTTTAGTCAAGCTTGTATATGTCATCTATTTTTGCTCTACTTTGCAAAGGGGACAGTAGACTGACTTAAATtagtttattttctctctctctttcagttcgTGGACAAAGTGGGAGAGAGCAACACCATGGTATAACAGTGACTTTTTGTTTATGGAGAAAAACAATCTATTATATTTATGATACAGTTGTTCTCATCAAGCCACGTAACCCCCATTGGTCAATTGCTTACCTCCAACAGTTAGCTAGGTAATTTTCATGAGACTTTGTAAATTAAGACCTCTTCCCATTTAAAGGGAAAACAATCCGCTTTTTTGTATCTTGATTCTGCAATTTTAAGGTCCGTACCAGCCAAGGGTACCAGTCCTGGTTGCTACGAGCAACTGTTACTAATGAATCTGGAGTTGGTTAAGATGGCTACCCCAGAATTGTTACATGTTATTGAATGCTGCTCTCCTCTACTGGAGTACTCCCCACAAGGAGGAGAGTCCCTCTACCGGACTGAAGAGAACCCGTGTCCATTTTGGCACTCACACTCTACTATTGAATGTACAGACAAACTCACCATGTCATCGCCTCTGGACAACCTCAAGAGGTGTGGCGGAGGAGAGCTGGTCCTATTGTTACGCTGTAGATGGGCCAGGGGCTTTTCCTCGTGCTGTCTTGCCAAAAATGAACTAGGGGTTAGCGagatggcacaaacagatcttAGACCATGTTAGGGTTTCCTGACCATATGACCAGACCAGGGAAAACTCAAAGCCGTAGTTGAAGGTGGTTTCCTGGTCAGGTATTGGAAAGACTCCTGGTCCTACTTATGGTGCCTGTGCTTTCTCACACTGGACTGAAACTTGAGTCCTGGGGAAGAAAATAGCTTTACTTTCCTTTTCTCTCACGCCCGTTATGATTACCGGATCTGGCAGTTGCATATTTCCCCCTTATTTTTCTGCCGTTTCTGTGTATGACTGGTTGAGGAAGCTCTGTAGATACATTTTGTATTTTAAATTTCAAGAGCAACATTTGAGTTGGAATTGTATCAATGTTAACTATAGTAATGGAGGGTACTGAATGGGATGGCTTATGGGATATGACAATGTTTTTACAATGTTTTGTCTGACACTTTAATAAAGAAAACGTGCCATTGTGCCGTTGTCTGTCATTCATTGTTTTGATTGTGAGAAATTGCAActatatactaaacaaaaatatgaatgcaacatgtaaagtgttggtcccatgtttcatgagctgaaataaaagatcccagaaatgttccatacacacacaaattgtatttctctcaaattttgtccacacatttctttacatccctgttagtgagtatttctcctttgccaaggtaatccatccacctgacaggtgtggcatatcaaaaaggtgattaaacagcattatcattacacaggtgcactgtgtgctgtggacaataaaagaccactttaaaatgtgcagttttgtcacaacgccacagatgtttcaaatttggggggagcgtgcaattggtatgatccctgcaggaatgtccacaagagctgttgccagagaatgtaatgttcattttaaTTTTCCCAATCTAAAGATTggggtctaatgaatttatttcaattgactgaaatccttatgaactgtaactcaataaatgGTTGAAattattgcatttatatttttgttcagtatacagtgcattctgaaattattcagaccccttgactttttccacattttgttacgttatagccttattctaaaatgtattatatatattttttctaatcGACAAGCAACACCCCATAACAAAGCTAAAAAAAAAGTTGAGAAAATGTTGCTAATTGattaaaaatattaaaaacataccttatttacataagtattctgacccttgaaattgagctcaggtacatcgtGTTTTCATAGATCATCTCAACCtacacccaataatgacaaaggaataacagattttttttttatgtatgcaaatttattttaaaaataaagaaaatgaaatatcacatttacataagtattcagaccttttactcaatactttgttacagcctcgagtctttttgggtatgatgctacaagcttgtcacacctgtatttggggagtttctcccattcttctctgcagatcctctcaagctctgtcaggtttgaaggggagcgtcgctgcacagctattttcaggtctatccaaAGATATTCGGTCGGGTTGAAGTCGGGGCTCTgggtgggccactcaaggatattcagagacttgtcccaatgccacttctgtgttgtctgtgtgcttagggtcgttgttctgttggaaggtggatctctgtactctgctccattcatctttccctcaatcctgactagactcccagtccctgccgctgaaaaacatccccacagcatgatgctgccaccaccatgcttcaccgtaggaatggttccaggtttcctccagacgtgacacttggcattcaggccaaagacttcaatcttggtttcattaaaCCGGAGAATcatttttctcatggtctgagagtcgtttaggtatcatgacactaggcgagacccaaatgcagacacaggagtcAGATGGTTGGAGATTAAGATGTTTAATACATCCAAAGGGAATAGGCAAGTGAATAGTCGTGGACAGGCAACAGGTcataaccagatcagagtccagaaggtacagagtggcaggcaggctcgatgtcagggcaggcagaat
Above is a genomic segment from Oncorhynchus clarkii lewisi isolate Uvic-CL-2024 chromosome 33, UVic_Ocla_1.0, whole genome shotgun sequence containing:
- the LOC139392676 gene encoding vesicle transport protein GOT1B-like, with the translated sequence MISLTDSQKIGMGLTGFGVFFLFFGMILFFDKALLAIGNILFVAGLSFVIGLERTFRFFFQKHKMKATSFFLGGVLIVLIGWPIVGVVLEVYGFFLLFRGFFPAAVGFIRRIPFLGSLLNLPFISGFVDKVGESNTMV